The Doryrhamphus excisus isolate RoL2022-K1 chromosome 22, RoL_Dexc_1.0, whole genome shotgun sequence genome segment CATCCTGATTTACAGATTCCAGAAACCTTTGCACATATTCTCCTGGTCTATGCTGGAGAGCGATCAAAGACAGGAGAGCATTTTCTGTACACTGGAGTGCCATCGACAGCGTCAAGTCATCCTTCTGATATTGTTGGCTTAGAATGGATAGCACTTCCAGAACATCTGACAGAAAGTGGCAGAAATAAACTCCTTTGTAGTTCCTGAGCAATTGCAATACTGAGTTAGCTCGTCCAATGCCATCTGCTGTGGTTGTCCGTCCCTGGACAATATGTTCAAAGTGGGCTACCAGTGGTTTATAACTTGCCAGCAAGATCTTGAGTGCCTTATGATGGTGAGGCATCCACCTTGCACCATCCAAGTTGGAGGGTTTTGGCATACTGTGATCCATTGCTGCAGCTATAAGCTTGATTTCTCTGAGTTGTTTTGGGGAGAAGTGGTACTGTTTATAGATATGAATGAGGACGTCCTTGACCTTCTTGAACATCTCATTGTCTTGTATAGCTCTGAGGACAGCCAACTCAAGCCTATGCGCTACACAATGAATTGGGATGAGCCAAGGTATGTCGGCCTTCAGTAAAGCTGCAACACCATTTCTGCACCCAATCATCACAGCAGCTCCATCTGAACCAAAGCCCACCAGCTTGTCTTTCCAGTCCATCAAGTTGTATCTGTCAAAAGCCCCTTCAATTGACTGCAGGATACCTTGGGCATTCCCATTGTTCACCTCTTCAATTGACAGGAATTGGCTGACTGGTTCCCCATCCAGAATGTACCTGATGTAGACAAGTTCCTGTTCAACTGTCGACTTATCCGTGGAGCCATCAGCCAGTACAGATATGACACGCGCGTTCTGGATGTTTTGAAGTTGGGGTTTCTTTAAGGTTTCAAAGATGAAGGGTATGAATCTTCGGCAAGCATTATCTGAGGTGTAATGTTTGGGGATGTCCAGCCCGTTCTTCTTCTGGAGATCAAGCAGATGTTGATACTCAACAAAAGGTTTTTCTTTCTGAGCAACATAGTAAGCAGTGTTAAAGAGCTTCATAatcttttctttcctttcaaGAAGACATTGACGTACTGCATCTACCATTGGCCCCTCATCACAGTGGTTCTGCTCCCAGTCACGATCAATACATTTCAGATGGGCTTTGTTTGTGGCATGTGATTGAAGTGTGCCAATACGAAATGTTGAACAACCCTTGTACATGACAGAAGACTTGTCTGCCGTTTCCTTGAAGCGTTTACAAACTGTACAAGACATTTTGTTGGTTTCTGATGAATAATCCAGCCATGGAAAGTCTTTTAGCCAATGCTGCTGAAATttcctttttcttgttttttcatatttctgaGAAGAGCTGAAACTCTTGCTGGTACTGGCACATGGCTCAGCCTCTGAATATGTGGATTGAACATCATCACTGACTTTAACTTTGTCTCCTCCACATAAAGGTTGCACATCTAAACTGGTCACATCTGTCTGTGCACATCTGTCTTGATCTGTAAAGATACATCACCTTTATAAGCCCAGGctgatattaaattaattatcatttatcagtgtttaatatatttagcatcaatatatgctgataattcatcagataatagttctgacgcattgtatttggaggaatgtttgaaaaatagtggagatgtatgttaacatggcatgccgtACTACTTTACACATCATAGTtctagtaagcagtgatatatgattataagttgtgcaccacaatgaaacattatagcattataacatgaatagacacatttgtgtactagtaaagtgtttttttaatccagaaaaaatgctcaatggtcaaataataatttgtgaagcaaaggtgagaaaaatccacagagaaatggaagcgctagattttgtagcttgtgcaaaatcagcacttggtattggatctaatgggtggtgtttcattgtgaccacttcaaattgtcacagcaatgtgattcactcaccagtgccatcatttgatttgctgccgctacaAAAATACTtctttaggaggcactgtttcatcgcTTTTTGgggttttccttcagaagtagACGGTGTCGGCAgtgacgccatgatggatgttgtcgtagtcaaacgatcgctgattggttgatcgcgaacaacgggtgtgggtaaaacgcggactgtggattacggaccgcggtctaaataaacgattctgattggtccattgcaaggattgctttgcaaatcggaatcggaattacgcagtccgtgttttaccaacacccaacaagaagcgcttaaaaaaactcttggcagtacggcatgccaaaatgcacttgcccgacgggaatattaatgattggatttacttgcccgaattttgttttaacttgccccgggccatcggtacatcgttattgtcgagccctggatatatatatatatatatatatattgtgatgCCGTTATATTTAAATACTGCATGTCATTGTAAATTAGCCCCACTTATCAGATTCTTATGGTTGCAAGTAAAGGAGGCATCCGGTGTTTGTAAGTGGATATCACATACTTTACCTCACCATTCTCAAATATCATGACACAATTTCAGACGACCTTAAAAATGATACATCAGCATAACGTGCCATGTCCTCAGTTTTCAGGCGCTAAATGGCTAAAATGTGTcaatggcttaaaaaaaaaaaaaaaggatgcggGCGTCAGTCTATTACAAGCTTCTTGGAAATGTTGTCATCCAAATACTTTGGACAGTACAATTCCATGTGTCATATCACATCAAGTCAGATGACATCAATCGCACTGCACAGACAGCCATGGAGACGGCTTAGTAGGAAAGGTATAGAAATCTAACAACCAAAGAGGCTATGTGCACtactacattttttattatgatttggaGTGCAAAGCAAAATATGGTAATTGACTAACTAGTATatgcaacagaaccaatgttgtagcagTGGTAAGGAGCAAAGTGCTCGACTTTGTAACATTTTCAAGCGCATGCAAATTCTGTCATGATACTTCAAAAGTAGCTACTCTCATTTTATGGAGTTCAGgaggttgcccacagccacagcacttttttttcacctgGTGCTAACTCGAGACCCCGgaggttgttttgtttttggagcGTTCGTGTAAACTAACAAacaaggaaacaaacaaaagatgaTTGTAAATTTTCCCCATTTATTTTAAGTTCATCTCAATGATTCGAAGCAAttttctctggaaaaaaaaagaaaagcatctCATGATTTTGAACCAGTTAATTCATTCAAGCTGCTATGGAGATTGGTTTCACATTAGTTCACATtgacattcatacatttttaagtCTCAGTAGTAGAAATATGttaaattatgacatttttattgatatgtttctattttttctctctctctcttcaaaatataaaaagataGATCATGAACATTCCGTTGAAATATACTTTATACAGTTCTCGTGTTAggacttttccaaaaataaaaatccggCTTAAGTCACACCCAGATTACCCCAGTGACCACCTCGTCTTTGCATTTGCTCTCCTGCTGAGACTGCAGTGCAGTGGCTCTCAATACTACTCAACATACATCTTTTATCTTTGGAAAAACTTGTGAGGATGCATGACGGTCTGCAAAATCCCATGTGCGGTGTCCGATAATGTGCATCATTAGAAAAATCTAGAAGACTGAGATTTCTCTGGTcttgttattttgtaaaataaaccATTAAACCATTAAGCCACGACGCACAGTTCCAGATATCCACGCCTTAGGGGGAGCGTTACAGTAAGTGTCAATCAGTGGCATTCCTGGTGCAGATTGCATACAGTGTCTTCAAGTGAACAAACCAGAAACATCTACGCACAAACAGGCACATAAAGAAAATGAACATTGTGTGTTTGAGAGCAGGAAACACTCTAAAGAGGACtttaacatatattttatgacagctttcaagaaaaaaaaatccagttatCTACTAAAAAATGGAaagacatcttttttttaattgagaaaTTGACAATTCTTGGCcttaaaaagcacacacacactcacacacacacacagttaagtGAAATGTATGCATGCACcgatttgacaatttttttgacCGCTGCAGcgagacaaaaaaatgtaaaagaccaCATTGTTGCAGATAGACCCTGTAATACTAGCTTAGACTTCCACCTTGCAACACGATGAAGATGAAGCTACCCGAGCTACAGGACACCCTGAACCAGCAGGGCCTGCATGGAAGTcacttggaaaaaataaaaaataaagatgaggtcatcgatcaatcaatcaatcaaccaaTAAACATCCATCTCCCCTTGGTGGACACTGGGATCGTCTCCTAAACACTTGactgacatcattttttttttggaatcacTTTTGACTGTGCTGCATGTAACAAGCCAGTTGGGATGCTGCATGGATGAAAcaataatttatgaatttatgaataaaaacaagctaCTTTTACACACCGTGGTGTGTTGCCATTTCCCTCTGGGAGGAAGACGTTTCTGCTCTACAACACAGCACAGTggtcaccgtttttttttttttcttcttttttttaaggattCATGACATAACATAACGGCGGAAGAGGAGGCGATGTCGAGACTTtgtccccccaccccaccccccaccccgttCCCGCTTTAAGATTATCAAGTCATAACGcatgcgtcttttttttttgttgttgttgaaattTTAAATCTCTACACATCACTGTGGGGTGTTCACATTAATCTAAAATGTCTCAAAGAAATCAACACCTACTGAACATCCACACACCATCGACACGACCTGAGTCCTTAACAACAGAACTTTGGAATTATGGTTCCATGCAAACTTGAAACCTCCTTGTGTCTCTAACCTCATATATTcatacacagtggaacctcaaaatTACAACATTAATTTCAAGGGAG includes the following:
- the prdm11 gene encoding zinc finger protein 862 codes for the protein MASLPTPSTSEGKPQKAMKQCLLKKYFCSGSKSNDGTDQDRCAQTDVTSLDVQPLCGGDKVKVSDDVQSTYSEAEPCASTSKSFSSSQKYEKTRKRKFQQHWLKDFPWLDYSSETNKMSCTVCKRFKETADKSSVMYKGCSTFRIGTLQSHATNKAHLKCIDRDWEQNHCDEGPMVDAVRQCLLERKEKIMKLFNTAYYVAQKEKPFVEYQHLLDLQKKNGLDIPKHYTSDNACRRFIPFIFETLKKPQLQNIQNARVISVLADGSTDKSTVEQELVYIRYILDGEPVSQFLSIEEVNNGNAQGILQSIEGAFDRYNLMDWKDKLVGFGSDGAAVMIGCRNGVAALLKADIPWLIPIHCVAHRLELAVLRAIQDNEMFKKVKDVLIHIYKQYHFSPKQLREIKLIAAAMDHSMPKPSNLDGARWMPHHHKALKILLASYKPLVAHFEHIVQGRTTTADGIGRANSVLQLLRNYKGVYFCHFLSDVLEVLSILSQQYQKDDLTLSMALQCTENALLSLIALQHRPGEYVQRFLESVNQDGKFEGVELQHYDVNNHFHDIKAAIIDSVRAHISSRMDDIDKGHILQHAKVLDPAEWPLVMDRQQLATFGDHEIESLCDHFNGLLQNLGCDVNQLRYHEWIDLKNYLLRIQARHQGMKVVWKELFSVHKDRFPNILILVEIILVLPLSTSVCERGFSFMKRVKSDWRASLTTEMLRRLLFIAIEGPSLHAFDASLSFDMWLTGGKRRRRYVYGEAESSSDSENDS